One Dioscorea cayenensis subsp. rotundata cultivar TDr96_F1 chromosome 15, TDr96_F1_v2_PseudoChromosome.rev07_lg8_w22 25.fasta, whole genome shotgun sequence genomic region harbors:
- the LOC120277195 gene encoding pentatricopeptide repeat-containing protein At4g18975, chloroplastic-like, producing the protein MDNLRGDLFLLHRFLSKQHNNQSKLPCILSHDKSLQIVKKPGKKEHHLWKNRDSAGSGQKALHLVRIVSNLPNEKEAIYGALDKWTAWETEFPVIAAAKALSILRRRKQWLRIIQVSKWLLSKGQMLTMGTYDTLLLAFDMDGRLDETEIIWNMILQTHSRSISKRLFSRIISLYEHHHMPEKILEVFTDMEELGVRPDDDTVYRVGRAFEISGQSHKKKMLMKKYRKRWRYLYFNGERVRVPADEESL; encoded by the exons atggATAATTTACG AGGTGATCTTTTTCTCCTTCATCGCTTTCTCTCAAAACAACACAACAACCAATCAAAGCTCCCTTGCATCTTGAGCCACGATAAATCATT ACAGATAGTAAAGAAGCCAGGGAAAAAGGAGCATCATTTATGGAAGAACAGGGATTCTGCTGGATCTGGGCAGAAGGCCCTCCATCTTGTTCGAATT GTCTCGAACCTCCCGAATGAGAAAGAAGCAATCTATGGAGCATTAGACAAATGGACTGCATGGGAGACTGAATTCCCTGTCATTGCTGCAGCAAAGGCTTTGAGTATTTTGCGTCGAAGAAAACAATGGTTGAGGATCATTCAA GTATCAAAGTGGTTGTTAAGCAAGGGCCAAATGCTCACAATGGGAACATATGACACACTTCTGCTGGCTTTTGACATGGACGGGAGGTTAGATGAAACTGAGATCATTTGGAACATGATTCTGCAAACACACTCCCGATCGATTTCTAAGCGGTTATTTTCTCGAATAATTTCTTTATATGAGCACCATCACATGCCAGAGAAGATTTTGGAG GTATTTACAGACATGGAGGAATTGGGAGTGAGACCTGATGATGACACAGTTTATAGAGTGGGCAGAGCATTTGAAATTTCGGGCCAAAGCCataagaagaagatgttgatgaagaaatatcGAAAGAGATGGAGATACCTCTACTTCAATGGCGAGCGAGTTAGAGTGCCCGCTGATGAAGAAAGTCTTTAA
- the LOC120277530 gene encoding LOW QUALITY PROTEIN: chitin-inducible gibberellin-responsive protein 1-like (The sequence of the model RefSeq protein was modified relative to this genomic sequence to represent the inferred CDS: deleted 1 base in 1 codon): protein MDMQQFFGSEFTDADISYNHSSVITPAYSEWPVDSIKFNLGISPNSPLSSQFDCETLSARSNSQEQYSPSYYSGNSFRQAEISFQDGIQGHHSSAYISSGQSIRHALQELETVLMAPDSDEATTSTNTELDETKIAQVPKSRSRTSSQVSCVQVSNPHHQYPLTRYQGSYVNRPEKRLKEVADIPLNNMKQLLVKCAEALSENKIEDFETLVEKARGVVSITGEPIQRLGAYIIEGLVARHESSGTNIYQALKCRAPESKELLSYMRILYDICPYFKFGYMAANGAIAEALRNENRIHIIDFQIAQGTQWITLIQALAARPGGPPHVRITGIDDPVSEYARGENLQLVGKMLSEMSKKFNIPLEFNALSVYGPNVTRDMLDIRPDEALAVNFTLQLHHTPDESVDVNNPRDGLLRMVKGLSPKVTTLVEHESNSNTTPFLTRFMETLDYYSAMFESIDATLARDSKERISVEQHCLAKDIVNMIACEGKERVERYELLGKWRSRLTMAGFKPYPLSSYVNSVIRTLLACYSDKYTLVEKDGAMLLGWKNRSLISASAWH, encoded by the exons ATGGACATGCAACAATTTTTCGGATCTGAATTCACCGATGCTGACATTTCTTACAATCATTCATCCGTGATCACTCCAGCATACTCTGAATGGCCAGTGgattcaataaaatttaatctAGGAATTTCACCAAACTCTCCTCTGTCTAGCCAGTTCGACTGTGAAACTTTGTCTGCAAGGAGCAATAGCCAGGAACAGTACAGTCCTTCCTATTACTCCGGCAATTCATTCAGGcaggctgaaatttctttccAAGACGGTATCCAGGGGCATCATAGTTCAGCCTACATTTCCTCCGGCCAGAGCATTCGACATGCCCTTCAAGAACTAGAGACTGTCCTAATGGCTCCTGATTCTGATGAGGCAACAACCAGCACCAACACTGAATTGGatgaaacaaaaatagctcAAGTCCCAAAGTCCCGATCGAGGACATCTAGTCAAGTGTCATGTGTTCAGGTCTCTAACCCTCATCACCAATATCCTTTAACCAGATATCAGGGTAGTTATGTAAACCGTCCAGAGAAGCGTCTAAAAGAGGTGGCAGACATTCCGCTGAATAACATGAAGCAATTGCTTGTAAAATGTGCGGAGGCATTATCggaaaacaagattgaagatTTCGAAACACTTGTTGAGAAAGCCCGCGGTGTGGTTTCCATTACCGGTGAACCTATCCAGCGCCTTGGTGCTTATATTATTGAAGGCCTAGTCGCCAGGCATGAGTCTTCTGGCACTAATATCTACCAGGCCCTCAAGTGTCGTGCACCAGAGAGCAAGGAGCTGCTATCCTACATGCGGATTCTGTATGACATCTGTCCCTACTTCAAGTTCGGCTACATGGCAGCCAACGGTGCAATTGCTGAAGCTCTGAGGAATGAGAACCGCATCCACATCATTGATTTTCAAATTGCTCAGGGGACTCAATGGATCACTTTGATACAGGCATTGGCGGCAAGACCAGGAGGGCCGCCTCATGTGCGTATCACTGGAATAGATGATCCAGTGTCAGAATATGCCCGAGGAGAAAATCTTCAACTTGTTGGAAAGATGCTTTCTGAAATGTCGAAGAAGTTCAATATACCACTTGAATTCAATGCATTGAGTGTTTATGGTCCAAATGTTACTCGAGACATGCTAGACATCAGGCCCGACGAAGCACTTGCAGTGAACTTCACTCTTCAGCTTCATCACACACCAGATGAGAGTGTTGATGTTAATAATCCTCGCGACGGTCTGCTTCGGATGGTGAAAGGGCTATCGCCAAAAGTGACCACCCTGGTTGAGCATGAATCCAACAGCAACACAACTCCATTCTTGACAAGGTTCATGGAGACACTGGATTACTACTCAGCTATGTTCGAGTCCATTGATGCCACACTGGCTCGAGACAGCAAGGAACGGATCAGTGTCGAGCAGCACTGTCTGGCAAAGGACATTGTA AACATGATCGCGTGCGAGGGGAAGGAAAGAGTAGAGAGGTATGAACTACTGGGGAAATGGAGGTCCAGGCTCACCATGGCAGGGTTCAAACCATATCCTCTGAGCTCATATGTCAACTCTGTGATAAGGACTCTTCTAGCTTGCTATTCTGATAAGTATACATTGGTTGAGAAGGATGGAGCTATGCTGCTGGGCTGGAAAAACAGGAGCTTGATCTCAGCTTCTGCTTGGCACTAA